A genomic segment from Streptomyces sp. NBC_00654 encodes:
- a CDS encoding ABC-F family ATP-binding cassette domain-containing protein, protein MITVRNVDVRVGARLLLSDVNFHIGPGDRVALVGRNGSGKTTLMRTMAGELRPAGGSISAKGQVGYLAQDPRGADQDQTVTDRVLAARGLDRVTAALRAAETAMAEARTDTARDRAMRAYTRAQDEFDVLGGYTAEAVAAQVTAGVGLPGRVLTQRLSELSGGQRRRVELARILFAEQGTLLLDEPTNHLDADSIAWLRDFLAGFPGGLLMISHDADLVAAVANRVFHLDADRLAVDVYNTGWRRYQTDSEAADRRRTRERSNAVRKAAALRAQAEKMRSHVATAVAARNMVRRADTMLRELEPARRTERVARVRLPTPEPSGRIPLAAVGLAKSYGEHTVFEGIDLAVDRGSRLVVLGFNGAGKTTLLRVLAGEQQPDRGRVVPGHALRLGYFAQEHDTLDPAATVFEALSSAAPGLTNGEVRQVLGAFLFRGDDADKPTGVLSGGEKTRLALACLVHSGANVLLLDEPTNNLDPLSRDEVLTAVGNYPGAVIMVTHDPGAVEALRPDRVLMLPDGSEDLWSDEYAGLVSLA, encoded by the coding sequence TTGATCACTGTACGCAATGTTGACGTGCGGGTTGGCGCGCGTCTACTGCTGTCGGACGTCAACTTCCACATCGGCCCCGGAGACAGGGTCGCCCTTGTTGGGCGCAACGGGTCTGGCAAAACGACACTCATGCGCACGATGGCGGGTGAGCTGCGGCCCGCCGGCGGATCCATCAGCGCGAAGGGGCAGGTCGGATATCTCGCACAGGACCCGCGGGGGGCCGATCAGGACCAGACGGTCACCGACCGAGTCCTGGCCGCCCGCGGCCTCGACCGGGTCACCGCCGCACTGCGCGCCGCCGAGACCGCCATGGCCGAAGCCCGCACCGACACCGCGCGGGACCGGGCCATGCGCGCCTACACCAGAGCGCAGGACGAATTCGACGTCCTCGGCGGCTACACGGCCGAGGCCGTCGCCGCACAGGTGACCGCGGGCGTCGGACTGCCCGGCCGAGTGCTGACACAGCGGCTTTCGGAGCTGTCCGGCGGGCAGCGCAGGCGCGTCGAGTTGGCGCGGATCCTCTTCGCCGAGCAGGGCACACTCCTCCTCGACGAGCCGACCAACCACCTCGACGCCGACTCCATCGCCTGGCTGCGTGACTTCCTGGCGGGCTTCCCCGGCGGCCTGCTGATGATCAGCCATGACGCCGACCTCGTCGCCGCCGTGGCGAACCGGGTCTTCCATCTTGACGCCGACCGGCTCGCGGTGGACGTCTACAACACCGGCTGGAGGCGCTACCAGACCGACAGCGAGGCGGCCGACCGCAGGAGGACCAGGGAGCGTTCCAACGCCGTGCGCAAGGCGGCCGCGCTGCGCGCACAGGCGGAGAAGATGCGGTCGCACGTGGCCACCGCCGTCGCCGCGCGGAACATGGTCCGGCGCGCGGACACCATGCTGCGGGAGCTCGAACCGGCACGCAGGACCGAGCGCGTGGCACGGGTACGGCTGCCCACCCCCGAACCCTCCGGGCGCATCCCCCTGGCGGCTGTCGGGCTGGCCAAGTCGTACGGCGAGCACACCGTCTTCGAGGGGATTGATCTGGCCGTCGACCGTGGGAGCCGACTGGTCGTGCTGGGATTCAACGGTGCGGGCAAGACCACACTGCTGCGGGTCCTCGCGGGCGAACAGCAACCCGACCGGGGGCGTGTGGTGCCGGGGCACGCCCTGCGCCTGGGGTACTTCGCGCAGGAGCACGACACGCTCGATCCCGCCGCGACGGTATTCGAGGCGCTGTCGTCCGCCGCCCCGGGACTGACCAACGGCGAGGTGCGACAGGTGCTCGGAGCGTTCCTGTTCAGGGGCGACGACGCCGACAAGCCCACCGGTGTGCTCTCCGGTGGCGAGAAGACCCGGCTGGCGCTCGCCTGCCTCGTCCACTCCGGTGCGAATGTGCTCCTGCTCGACGAGCCCACGAACAACCTGGACCCGCTCTCCCGGGACGAGGTTCTCACAGCCGTCGGCAATTACCCGGGCGCGGTCATCATGGTCACCCACGACCCAGGTGCGGTGGAGGCGTTGCGCCCCGACCGGGTCCTCATGCTCCCCGACGGGAGCGAGGACCTGTGGAGCGACGAGTACGCCGGCCTGGTCTCCCTGGCGTGA
- a CDS encoding SDR family NAD(P)-dependent oxidoreductase: protein MSQLKGRTALVTGSSRGIGRGIAVRLAADGARVAVHYGHDERAAEETVAYIAERGGEAFAVGADLGTVAGVDELLAEARSRFADGGRDRLDVLVNNAGFSTTFFEATTPEIFDRLIAVNARAPFFLVQRALPLLADGGRVVSVSSAAVRVAVSDVAYTMAKAAVVAMNRTLAHLLGERGITVNTVAPGAVDTDLTAVERQEQPETRQVMIDMTALGRIGTPADVADVVTFLASDDARWVTGQLIEVSGGLFLGLPPGLAH, encoded by the coding sequence ATGTCCCAATTGAAAGGCCGTACAGCACTGGTCACCGGTTCTTCCCGCGGTATCGGCCGCGGCATCGCCGTGCGGCTCGCGGCGGACGGCGCGCGCGTGGCCGTCCACTACGGACACGACGAGAGGGCCGCCGAGGAGACCGTGGCGTACATCGCCGAGCGCGGCGGAGAGGCGTTCGCAGTCGGCGCCGATCTCGGTACGGTCGCCGGGGTGGACGAACTGCTGGCCGAGGCTCGCTCCCGGTTCGCCGACGGCGGCAGGGACCGGCTCGACGTGCTGGTCAACAACGCGGGCTTCAGTACGACCTTCTTCGAGGCCACCACTCCGGAGATCTTCGACAGGCTGATCGCGGTGAACGCCCGGGCGCCGTTCTTCCTCGTGCAGCGCGCGCTGCCGCTGCTGGCCGACGGCGGCCGGGTGGTGTCGGTCTCCTCGGCGGCGGTCAGGGTCGCGGTGTCAGACGTGGCCTACACGATGGCCAAAGCGGCGGTGGTGGCGATGAACCGGACGCTCGCGCATCTGCTGGGCGAACGCGGCATCACCGTGAACACCGTGGCGCCCGGTGCCGTGGACACCGACTTGACGGCGGTGGAGCGGCAGGAACAGCCGGAGACCCGGCAGGTCATGATCGACATGACCGCGCTCGGCCGGATCGGCACCCCCGCCGATGTCGCAGACGTCGTGACCTTCCTCGCCTCGGACGACGCGAGGTGGGTCACCGGACAGCTCATCGAGGTCAGCGGCGGCCTGTTCCTGGGGCTTCCCCCGGGTCTCGCCCACTGA
- a CDS encoding NAD(P)/FAD-dependent oxidoreductase, which translates to MTLAVQCSVSLLCTIACPLSCINAETIAFSCREVDVLVAGRVDTEDKVYDVVIVGARCAGAPLGMLLAQQGYSVEMVDRNPTGTDTLSTHWVRWPGVRQLRSWGLLPALEKTGCPPIVNASLDFEGRMISGRPRVEGIEVATYAPRRTALDALLVAEARARGARLRERFAVTGLLVTGGRVAGVRGTGPDGPVALRARVVVGADGRNSTVARLVESPVVEDRGVLARSVYGYWAGVAEPGVRVVFRGRRGISLWPTNDGLTVVSLVFPPEEAPGSGRSALADFYLSSLREVPEVEQALTGADLVSQPRAAAVRNARRQAHGPGWVLAGDAGHHKDPVSAQGISDAFVDAQVLANALDAGLSGSAGLDRAMAGYAATRDAQRLGAFAYTCEQAELRPFGAGFLDDLARTAADEQAVETFLNTFVGCDAPSDAGWLGESH; encoded by the coding sequence GTGACGCTTGCGGTGCAATGCTCCGTATCGCTGCTCTGCACTATTGCATGCCCTCTGAGCTGCATAAATGCAGAGACTATCGCTTTTTCCTGCAGAGAGGTGGACGTTCTCGTGGCTGGAAGAGTAGACACGGAAGACAAGGTGTACGACGTTGTCATCGTCGGCGCGCGATGCGCTGGAGCCCCACTGGGAATGCTGCTCGCGCAGCAGGGATATTCGGTCGAAATGGTTGACCGAAACCCGACTGGAACCGACACGCTATCCACTCACTGGGTCAGGTGGCCGGGTGTTCGACAGCTCCGCTCATGGGGCCTTCTCCCCGCATTGGAGAAAACAGGGTGTCCGCCCATCGTCAATGCTTCGCTCGATTTTGAGGGCCGCATGATATCGGGCAGGCCCAGAGTCGAGGGCATCGAGGTCGCGACCTACGCGCCCCGGCGGACCGCGCTGGACGCCCTGCTGGTGGCCGAGGCCCGCGCCCGGGGCGCGCGGCTGCGGGAACGCTTCGCTGTCACCGGTCTCCTCGTCACCGGCGGCCGGGTCGCGGGGGTACGGGGAACGGGACCGGACGGGCCGGTCGCCCTGCGCGCACGCGTGGTCGTGGGCGCCGACGGCCGAAACTCGACCGTCGCTCGCCTGGTGGAGTCTCCGGTCGTGGAGGACAGGGGGGTCCTCGCCCGTAGCGTCTACGGGTATTGGGCAGGGGTCGCGGAGCCGGGAGTGCGGGTGGTGTTCCGCGGCAGGCGCGGAATCTCCCTGTGGCCGACGAACGACGGTCTCACCGTGGTGTCGCTGGTCTTCCCGCCCGAGGAAGCCCCCGGCTCGGGGCGCTCGGCGCTGGCGGACTTCTATCTGTCGTCGCTGCGGGAGGTGCCCGAGGTCGAACAGGCCCTGACGGGCGCGGATCTCGTGTCGCAGCCACGGGCCGCGGCTGTCCGCAATGCCCGCAGGCAGGCCCACGGCCCGGGGTGGGTCCTGGCGGGGGACGCCGGCCACCACAAGGACCCGGTCTCGGCGCAGGGGATCTCCGATGCCTTCGTCGACGCCCAAGTGCTCGCCAACGCCCTCGACGCCGGGCTCTCGGGCTCCGCCGGGCTCGACAGAGCGATGGCAGGCTACGCCGCGACCCGCGACGCGCAGCGGCTCGGGGCCTTCGCCTACACCTGTGAGCAGGCCGAACTGCGGCCGTTCGGCGCCGGGTTCCTCGACGACCTGGCCCGGACCGCCGCCGACGAGCAGGCCGTCGAGACATTCCTGAACACCTTCGTCGGCTGCGACGCACCATCGGACGCGGGCTGGCTCGGCGAGTCCCACTAG
- a CDS encoding cysteine dioxygenase family protein, protein MDVTALIDAVSQTKDKADELSCQEIIDRLSDALARFTTSAENQHFAEEYRPSGNYTRLLLNSPQDAFQVVLVFWGPGKGSPIHDHDDTIGAVSALTGETKEIKYVTTGQVGECVELAEAGEFTIAPGRITPILPEDDKQLHLMVNEKTHWAATVHVYLTAIHRYQMYLAAPGGSFRTAETSLWFDECGVGTRMPTSVRS, encoded by the coding sequence ATGGACGTCACCGCACTCATCGATGCGGTCTCACAGACCAAGGACAAGGCCGACGAGCTGAGCTGTCAGGAGATCATCGACCGGCTCTCCGACGCACTCGCGCGATTCACCACCTCGGCGGAGAACCAGCACTTCGCCGAGGAGTACCGGCCGAGCGGGAACTACACCCGGCTGCTGCTGAATTCCCCCCAGGACGCCTTCCAGGTCGTCCTCGTGTTCTGGGGTCCGGGGAAGGGCAGCCCGATACACGACCACGACGACACGATCGGCGCGGTCAGCGCGCTCACGGGTGAGACGAAGGAGATCAAGTACGTCACCACCGGCCAGGTGGGGGAGTGCGTCGAACTCGCCGAGGCCGGTGAGTTCACCATCGCACCCGGCCGGATCACTCCGATCCTGCCCGAGGACGACAAGCAACTGCATCTGATGGTCAACGAGAAGACCCACTGGGCGGCCACCGTCCATGTCTACCTCACCGCGATCCACCGCTACCAGATGTACCTGGCCGCACCGGGCGGTTCCTTCCGCACGGCCGAAACCTCGCTGTGGTTCGACGAGTGCGGTGTCGGCACCAGGATGCCCACAAGCGTCCGTTCCTGA
- a CDS encoding non-ribosomal peptide synthetase, with translation MDLLDAMARHARRTPHAVALTDHRGTRLAYTELDSRARSAAGALAALGVRPGNRVGLVLPRTTDLFLLELAVLLTGACFAPLDQTQPPERLRLLLNRASVALLVTDDEELARTGGVPAIAPEALLTPGGPPPPDPGTRPEDPAYCLFTSGSTGSPVGTLISRAAMDVYVAAYARSVGAAPSERGAQIGSPGFDVTIDELWPFLSTGASVHIAPDTVRSSPRALVDWLRVNRITQTYIPPLLLEAVFRLDSVDLGDVRLIRTGGERIATYPPSGFPSRVLNEYGPTETVAGATLCDISEWSDRSILPPIGTPLPHIRASIRDPQGHPVPVGTPGELYLGGATVGIGYLGDDERTARKFVEVDGERCFRTGDLVRELPTGELEFLRRLDNQVQLLGKRVELGETESAVATHPAVRRAAVAAPTDDAGRADRLVCFVEWHPGHGDADIAGLRAHLVTLLPGYMVPAEVRTVDRLPTTTSGKVDRAALLRDRPGPRHPAPTPHELVRVWEQVLGVTGLTVHSDFFLHGGDSVTAVTAVTEIDLRLGLQVAARDVFVHPTPAQLAERLTEEAQ, from the coding sequence ATGGACCTGCTGGACGCCATGGCCCGCCACGCGCGCCGTACTCCGCACGCCGTGGCCCTTACCGACCACCGGGGCACCCGGCTGGCCTACACCGAACTCGACTCCCGGGCCCGCTCGGCGGCGGGCGCCCTGGCCGCTCTCGGCGTGAGACCCGGGAACCGGGTCGGGCTGGTGCTGCCCCGCACAACGGATCTGTTCCTCCTCGAACTCGCCGTCCTGCTCACGGGCGCCTGCTTCGCCCCGCTGGATCAGACCCAGCCACCCGAACGGCTGCGCCTCCTGCTGAACCGAGCTTCGGTGGCCCTGCTGGTCACCGACGACGAAGAACTCGCCCGGACCGGCGGGGTCCCCGCCATCGCACCCGAAGCGCTTCTGACCCCGGGCGGCCCCCCGCCACCCGATCCGGGCACCCGCCCGGAGGACCCCGCGTACTGCCTGTTCACCTCGGGATCGACGGGCTCCCCGGTGGGCACGCTGATCAGCCGGGCCGCGATGGACGTCTATGTGGCCGCGTACGCCCGGTCAGTCGGCGCCGCACCGTCCGAGCGGGGAGCACAGATCGGCTCGCCCGGCTTCGACGTCACCATCGACGAACTCTGGCCCTTCCTGAGTACGGGCGCATCCGTGCACATCGCGCCCGACACCGTCCGCTCCTCGCCCCGCGCACTCGTGGACTGGCTACGGGTCAACCGCATCACCCAGACCTACATCCCCCCACTGCTGCTGGAGGCCGTCTTCCGCCTCGACAGCGTCGACCTGGGCGACGTCCGGCTCATCCGCACCGGCGGCGAGCGCATCGCCACCTACCCGCCATCCGGATTCCCCAGTCGCGTCCTCAATGAGTACGGGCCGACCGAGACCGTCGCCGGCGCGACCCTCTGCGACATCTCGGAATGGTCCGACCGGAGCATCCTGCCCCCGATCGGAACACCCCTGCCGCACATCAGGGCCAGCATCCGCGACCCGCAGGGACATCCCGTCCCCGTCGGCACACCGGGGGAGCTATACCTGGGCGGCGCGACCGTCGGGATCGGCTACCTCGGCGACGACGAGCGCACCGCGCGCAAATTCGTCGAGGTGGATGGGGAGCGCTGCTTTCGCACCGGCGACCTGGTCCGCGAACTGCCCACGGGCGAACTGGAGTTTCTGCGCCGCCTCGACAACCAGGTGCAGCTCCTGGGTAAACGCGTCGAACTGGGAGAGACGGAGAGCGCGGTGGCCACCCACCCCGCCGTCCGGCGGGCGGCGGTGGCTGCCCCGACAGACGACGCAGGCCGCGCGGACCGGCTGGTGTGCTTCGTGGAATGGCACCCGGGACACGGCGACGCCGACATCGCCGGCCTCCGCGCCCACCTGGTCACCCTGCTGCCCGGCTACATGGTCCCCGCCGAGGTGCGCACGGTCGACCGGCTTCCCACCACCACCTCGGGCAAGGTCGACCGGGCCGCGCTGCTGCGCGACCGGCCGGGCCCGCGCCACCCCGCGCCGACTCCGCATGAGCTGGTGCGGGTGTGGGAACAGGTGCTGGGCGTCACCGGCCTCACCGTCCACTCCGACTTCTTCCTGCACGGCGGCGACTCGGTCACCGCGGTGACCGCTGTGACCGAGATAGACCTGCGGCTGGGCCTGCAGGTCGCTGCGCGTGATGTGTTCGTCCACCCCACCCCCGCCCAACTGGCCGAGCGGCTGACAGAGGAGGCCCAGTGA